A genomic region of Desulfosarcina ovata subsp. ovata contains the following coding sequences:
- a CDS encoding ABC transporter substrate-binding protein: MITAGVLLLVLILAAGCSDQPAPAKQDVNRRTITDCAGREVRIPERVAKVVDLALLDGTRTMVELQVADRLVGVNDSVKNFMYGEEGSALGCWFLPPKVAPQLKSVLSVGTCREPNVEFIRSLEPDLILAYASYTELADIIEEQTGLPVACIDASGCLDFKMLRLVAEIMGKQRRAEALVTYAKGKVETIVRMRSCLDEKKRAKVFFWGWPVQDAPKTIAPYDPIDLAGGLNVALQAGARPYEIYDITKEQLAVWNPDIILLQWWTRKKVGVRIETILSDPALQTVSAVKNKQIYYSRSFMKGWDPAMGLCEIYYLAKLFYPDLYRDLDVEKEGNEILKRFYGMDGLYSDFLDGSELHRWKPIPTS, encoded by the coding sequence ATGATTACCGCGGGGGTGCTTTTGCTTGTTCTCATTCTGGCGGCCGGATGTTCGGATCAACCCGCCCCTGCAAAGCAAGACGTCAATCGAAGAACGATTACGGATTGTGCGGGAAGGGAGGTACGGATACCGGAGAGGGTCGCAAAGGTGGTGGATCTGGCCCTTTTGGACGGTACCCGCACCATGGTCGAGCTGCAGGTCGCGGACAGGCTTGTGGGCGTCAACGACAGTGTTAAAAATTTCATGTACGGAGAAGAGGGCAGCGCCCTCGGGTGTTGGTTCCTGCCGCCCAAGGTGGCACCGCAATTAAAAAGTGTATTGAGCGTGGGAACCTGTCGTGAACCGAATGTCGAATTCATACGGTCCCTTGAACCGGATCTGATCCTGGCCTATGCGTCCTATACGGAACTTGCCGATATTATCGAGGAACAAACCGGCCTGCCGGTTGCCTGCATCGACGCTTCGGGGTGCCTTGATTTCAAAATGCTCAGATTGGTTGCAGAAATCATGGGTAAACAACGGCGGGCGGAGGCGTTGGTCACGTATGCAAAAGGCAAGGTCGAGACAATTGTCCGTATGCGCTCCTGCCTTGATGAAAAAAAGCGCGCGAAGGTATTTTTTTGGGGGTGGCCGGTTCAGGATGCTCCGAAAACGATTGCCCCCTATGATCCCATCGATCTGGCCGGAGGACTGAACGTGGCCCTGCAAGCCGGGGCCAGGCCTTACGAAATCTATGATATCACCAAAGAGCAGCTGGCGGTGTGGAACCCCGATATCATCTTGCTGCAGTGGTGGACCCGAAAAAAGGTCGGCGTGAGAATCGAAACGATCCTTTCCGACCCGGCCCTGCAAACGGTTTCCGCCGTGAAGAACAAGCAGATATACTACTCGCGGAGTTTCATGAAAGGCTGGGACCCTGCCATGGGCCTATGTGAAATCTACTACCTGGCCAAACTCTTCTATCCGGATCTGTACCGTGATCTCGACGTCGAAAAAGAGGGCAATGAAATATTGAAGCGTTTTTACGGGATGGACGGACTCTATTCGGATTTTCTCGATGGCAGCGAACTGCACCGATGGAAACCGATCCCCACATCCTGA